One Phaseolus vulgaris cultivar G19833 chromosome 2, P. vulgaris v2.0, whole genome shotgun sequence DNA window includes the following coding sequences:
- the LOC137809198 gene encoding uncharacterized protein, producing MEKLSQMRSNLVKFLRKQPATLVVAFQNPTPSPCRSPARMVSLIPREVRRKRRGESFSAREPTSPKVSCMGQVQGKKKRKARKQKKAQAQSHAQKDPTKIIDSVGEWKKIVHKVLEEKTVEAPSLNAMKKFSSGRGSFYDFDVTIAER from the coding sequence AGCAATTTGGTAAAGTTTCTGAGAAAACAACCTGCAACTTTAGTAGTAGCGTTTCAGAACCCAACTCCTAGTCCTTGTCGATCACCTGCAAGAATGGTTTCATTAATTCCCAGGGAAGTCCGCAGGAAGCGCAGAGGCGAGAGCTTTAGCGCCAGAGAGCCCACTTCTCCTAAAGTCTCCTGCATGGGCCAAGTTCAGgggaaaaagaagaggaaggccCGGAAACAGAAGAAGGCCCAGGCCCAGTCCCATGCCCAGAAGGATCCAACAAAAATCATTGACTCTGTTGGTGAGTGGAAGAAAATTGTGCATAAGGTTTTGGAAGAGAAGACGGTGGAAGCTCCGTCGTTGAATGCAATGAAGAAGTTTAGCAGTGGGAGAGGATCCTTCTATGATTTTGATGTTACAATTGCAGAAAGGTGA